A single window of Candidatus Acidulodesulfobacterium ferriphilum DNA harbors:
- the recO gene encoding DNA repair protein RecO — protein MKLFSTNAFVIYIKKLNEADLLLSYITEDYGKITCFANNARKSRKRFLGKLEPAMLTNIKFYEKAGMTLDILYEADIVEDYKNVRKDIDIYLFLTKIAEVSRVLCQERDNNKNIFYLTRAIYKGLNHVGAKASSPDFSMTAILLKYEIYFISNLLKYTGIFPNFSTCTVCSEKNADNKFYFSLKKGGVVCGSCANSGNNAGIRNLPVNFINLSNLMMESDLSIINKLVVKEELLRECSTFLEDFLSFHIGKRLKSFESL, from the coding sequence ATGAAATTATTCTCTACAAATGCATTTGTGATATATATAAAAAAATTAAACGAGGCTGATTTGCTTTTGAGCTATATCACCGAAGATTACGGAAAGATTACCTGTTTTGCCAATAATGCGAGGAAAAGCAGGAAAAGATTTCTGGGCAAATTAGAGCCTGCAATGCTCACGAATATAAAATTTTATGAAAAGGCGGGCATGACTTTAGATATTTTGTACGAAGCGGATATAGTCGAAGATTACAAGAATGTTAGAAAGGATATAGATATTTATCTTTTTCTAACCAAGATTGCCGAGGTTTCAAGGGTTTTATGTCAGGAAAGGGATAACAATAAAAATATTTTTTATCTTACCCGCGCCATTTATAAAGGTCTTAACCATGTCGGCGCAAAAGCATCTTCGCCTGATTTTTCTATGACCGCGATATTGCTTAAATACGAGATTTATTTTATATCTAATTTGTTAAAATATACGGGCATATTTCCTAACTTTTCGACCTGCACCGTTTGTTCGGAGAAGAATGCGGATAACAAATTTTATTTTAGCCTAAAAAAGGGGGGCGTTGTTTGCGGCTCTTGCGCCAATTCAGGAAATAATGCAGGAATAAGAAATTTGCCCGTTAATTTTATTAATTTATCTAATTTAATGATGGAATCGGATTTGTCGATAATAAATAAATTGGTCGTTAAAGAAGAATTATTAAGGGAATGTTCCACATTTTTGGAAGATTTTTTATCATTTCATATAGGTAAAAGGTTAAAATCTTTTGAGAGCCTTTAA